One window from the genome of Bdellovibrionales bacterium encodes:
- a CDS encoding gliding-motility protein MglA, translating into MSFINYNAKEMHCKIVYYGPSLGGKTTNIQWIYQKTASDQKTKLVAIDSDVERTLFFDFLPMNVGDIRGYKTRFHLYSVPGQVVYDASRKLILKGIDGVIFVADSQIERMDENLEALKNLERNLEQQGYDIREIPMVMQYNKRDLPNAASLAELRMALNRYNAPEVEGCASEGKGVEESLKIVSKSILNVLKGGSNI; encoded by the coding sequence AAATTACAATGCCAAAGAGATGCACTGTAAGATCGTTTATTACGGTCCTTCTTTGGGCGGCAAAACAACCAACATCCAGTGGATCTATCAAAAGACCGCGTCTGATCAGAAAACCAAACTCGTAGCCATTGATAGCGATGTTGAAAGAACTCTGTTCTTTGACTTCTTGCCTATGAATGTCGGCGATATCCGTGGTTATAAGACTCGTTTCCATTTGTACAGTGTCCCTGGTCAGGTTGTTTATGATGCTTCCAGAAAGCTCATTCTGAAAGGAATCGACGGAGTTATCTTCGTTGCGGATTCTCAGATTGAGCGTATGGATGAGAATCTAGAGGCCCTTAAAAACCTCGAGCGCAACCTTGAACAGCAAGGCTACGATATCCGTGAAATCCCAATGGTCATGCAATACAACAAGCGTGATCTCCCGAATGCGGCTTCCCTGGCGGAACTGCGTATGGCTCTAAATCGCTATAATGCCCCTGAAGTAGAGGGCTGTGCCTCTGAGGGTAAGGGCGTGGAAGAGTCTCTGAAAATCGTTTCTAAGTCCATTCTGAATGTGCTAAAAGGCGGCTCCAACATCTAA
- the nadA gene encoding quinolinate synthase NadA → MTYDIAADIQRLKKEKNAVILAHYYEEGDIQDVADYVGDSFYLAKMGQKVEQDVILLAGVVFMAESVKILNPGKTVLVPDMGASCSLVKGAPYEKYLAWRQANPDGVAVTYINSSSEVKAISDVIITSSNAEQIIKSIPADRKILFGPDQHLGRFLSKKLNRPFELWPGACEVHVLFNARKLYELTLEHPDAVVIAHPECDETVLNYAQVIGSTSRLLEEVQKNPAKKFIVATETGIFHQMQKARPDVELIQAPVLDSGCSCNNCPYMKMNSMEKIKHALETFEPQIRMNDTLRKKAQVSLDRMMDITSGKPVTWPAEFRV, encoded by the coding sequence ATGACATACGATATTGCTGCTGACATTCAACGCCTCAAAAAAGAGAAGAACGCCGTCATTCTTGCCCACTACTACGAAGAGGGCGATATCCAAGACGTCGCTGACTACGTTGGCGATAGCTTTTACCTCGCAAAGATGGGCCAGAAGGTTGAGCAAGACGTCATCCTGCTTGCAGGTGTTGTGTTCATGGCTGAAAGCGTGAAGATCCTCAATCCTGGAAAGACTGTCTTGGTACCTGATATGGGTGCGAGCTGTTCTTTGGTGAAAGGGGCACCTTACGAGAAGTACTTGGCTTGGCGCCAGGCAAATCCTGATGGCGTAGCCGTTACTTACATCAACTCGAGCTCTGAAGTAAAAGCGATCTCTGATGTGATCATCACTTCGAGCAATGCGGAGCAGATTATTAAATCCATTCCTGCGGATCGTAAGATCCTCTTTGGCCCGGATCAGCACTTGGGAAGATTCCTTTCTAAAAAACTAAACCGCCCGTTTGAACTCTGGCCAGGGGCTTGTGAAGTGCATGTTCTTTTCAATGCTCGCAAACTTTATGAGCTAACACTAGAACATCCAGATGCTGTGGTGATTGCTCACCCTGAGTGTGATGAGACTGTTTTGAATTACGCACAAGTGATTGGTTCGACGTCTCGTTTGCTGGAAGAAGTTCAGAAAAATCCTGCGAAAAAATTCATCGTTGCGACTGAAACTGGTATCTTCCACCAAATGCAAAAAGCCCGTCCCGATGTGGAACTCATTCAAGCTCCGGTTTTGGATAGCGGTTGCTCTTGCAACAATTGTCCTTACATGAAGATGAACTCGATGGAGAAGATCAAGCACGCGCTTGAAACCTTCGAACCACAGATCCGCATGAACGATACTCTTCGTAAAAAAGCGCAAGTGTCTTTGGATCGCATGATGGATATCACTTCAGGTAAACCAGTCACTTGGCCTGCTGAGTTTCGCGTTTAA
- a CDS encoding L,D-transpeptidase, with product MKLVVAFITALLTSFLLIPAAHADNRADAEKRLMVEEPYEAPAGVLFDEAAYFAGQTALSQYVNVIVINKAAKAQSLRFYTNRQLILTTKVSTGKEDVEYVNAVSKFLRRFGKGTTVSHWRHTTRGFYTVKRVEGADYRSGESKFQMPYAMFFNEQKGLAVHQVPPDLKGGEAAGEAALGHRASSGCVRVHKGVIQTIHDAVVAADRGQIPVLDTRTGAPVLDAGGKVTYDKGYRTIVIVEEY from the coding sequence ATGAAATTAGTTGTGGCGTTTATTACCGCTCTTTTGACTTCGTTTCTTTTGATTCCGGCTGCTCACGCTGACAACCGCGCCGACGCTGAAAAACGTTTGATGGTGGAAGAACCTTATGAGGCTCCCGCCGGTGTTCTGTTTGACGAAGCCGCTTACTTCGCAGGCCAAACAGCTCTCAGCCAATACGTGAACGTGATCGTCATCAACAAAGCCGCGAAAGCGCAAAGCCTTCGTTTTTATACAAATCGTCAGTTGATCCTCACGACCAAGGTTTCTACCGGTAAAGAAGACGTTGAGTACGTAAATGCCGTGTCGAAGTTCCTTCGCCGTTTCGGCAAGGGCACGACGGTCTCTCACTGGCGCCATACGACTCGTGGTTTCTACACTGTAAAGCGTGTTGAAGGCGCGGACTATCGCTCGGGCGAAAGCAAGTTCCAGATGCCATACGCGATGTTCTTTAACGAGCAAAAGGGCCTCGCAGTTCACCAAGTTCCGCCGGATCTTAAAGGTGGCGAGGCCGCGGGCGAAGCGGCTCTCGGTCACAGAGCTTCTAGCGGCTGTGTGCGTGTGCATAAAGGTGTGATTCAGACGATTCACGACGCAGTTGTGGCTGCGGATCGCGGTCAAATTCCTGTTTTGGACACCCGCACTGGAGCGCCAGTTCTTGATGCTGGTGGAAAAGTAACCTATGACAAGGGTTATAGAACTATTGTCATCGTGGAAGAATACTAA
- a CDS encoding outer membrane beta-barrel protein has translation MLRIIIVACGLLMAQMASAGVMAEPFVGLASGSMTGTTTTGGTLTPTEHTTFGLGGRLGYRWGSFWTGLEASYYTGSAKASGSSYTWTDTTMGLLLGYDFPNKYRFFVGYMPSSDIKQKDDSGTEATFKGSAVKVGIGYFFQPRWTFNVELLIHSFSKVASGSAELAISDVYGSLKDTPLAITFGYMF, from the coding sequence ATGTTGAGAATTATCATCGTGGCTTGTGGACTTTTAATGGCTCAGATGGCTTCGGCCGGTGTTATGGCAGAGCCGTTCGTGGGTTTGGCTTCCGGTTCAATGACCGGAACAACGACGACAGGGGGAACGTTAACCCCAACTGAGCATACAACGTTTGGGCTCGGTGGGCGTCTTGGATATCGCTGGGGAAGTTTTTGGACAGGCCTTGAGGCGAGTTATTATACTGGAAGCGCGAAAGCCAGTGGAAGCAGCTACACTTGGACAGATACGACTATGGGCTTGTTGCTAGGCTATGACTTCCCAAATAAGTATCGTTTCTTTGTCGGCTACATGCCGTCGTCTGATATTAAGCAGAAAGACGATTCCGGTACTGAGGCAACCTTCAAAGGAAGCGCGGTGAAGGTCGGTATTGGCTACTTCTTCCAACCTCGTTGGACTTTTAACGTCGAACTTTTAATTCATAGCTTCTCAAAAGTAGCGAGTGGCTCGGCGGAGCTTGCGATCTCTGACGTCTATGGGTCTTTGAAAGACACGCCTCTGGCAATTACATTTGGCTACATGTTTTAA